DNA from Biomphalaria glabrata chromosome 14, xgBioGlab47.1, whole genome shotgun sequence:
ATGTAGCTAAATATGTTAGGTTTAGTCCCTTGCTTCTCCGATCAACTGGTCGttaggtttgcgcgctggactgtcgttcggatttatcgatggtcgagggttcaaatcctgccgctcccatccaccgtcgtcctgcgggaggtttggactaggaagtaaactatctttaactctgaaggaacatccgaaacatgtaaaacaaaacaaataagtatttattgtaccaaacaaaacatgaataaataaataaatacaactacaattaaataagggaaataacttgttaatatagttttaagggaggagttcttcccctttaggtaagctttttttttagcctgcttaTCATCCACTATACTATTTCAGAAAGCTGGTTTGGCACAGCTAAAGTAGCTTCTTAATTTATTGTCAATTATATCATGTAAAGTAAAAagtccctttcagacctttgcaATCAATGaaggtgggaagcgtggtcgagaggccaagtgcgcttgaacttggcttggctatctaGAAGGAggcaactcctagatacccccttcccaccactggtccacaaatgagattggaccaaaaagcgctctgagcatatataagcatgaaagtagcgctatataaaagggcttttgtttctgtgacccacagtTAACAGTGGTGTCATATGGCCTTTACTTAAAAtaatgtacttaaaaaatataggcctaagtcTCAATTCCAACTGGTACAGAACAAAgggttaacaaaaaaatatcattaaGACATTAAGAATAATGCCGTTTTCTTCATAGGcgagataatgcacaagtgacgaatctcaattcatatcgccctacgccgtgctttctgtgcagcaaaggtaTCTATAACATCATTTAGGTCAAGGCTGTCTTATATTTTTGACTCCAGGTGAATATGGCagttgagtaatatttaatgtaaaaaaaaacaaaacaaaaaacattttggcATTCATTTATCGTagacccttgctacgccacagcCCAAGACCTCTAAGttcagaagccgagcgcttatTCAACTCGATACCACACCCCACACATTGATATACTATGTTtgtttaaagatattttaagattatattaaagattatttttgaaaattatgATATTGGTAAATTGAATAGATGTTAaggaataacaataataataataataataataataataaggcttgtcttggagTTCTAAATATAAGGAAAAATAAGACCACAATACAAATACGTGTGTCAACATGATTAGTAGGGTAGAACCTTGTACGATCAAAATCattgcattaattttttaaaggtatGATAGTAATAATTTTGGAGTCGACATTCTTCTCGAACCTCGTACGGTCAAAAtcattcaattaattttttaaaggtatAATAGCAATAATTTTGCAGTCGACGTTCTTGAATAAGTGCAaagatttaatttcaataaatttgCACGCATGCTGATCAACTTAGTGGAAAATTAACCAAAGGGACATAACCAATGATAAAAACGTACCCAATTTAAAGTTGACAAAAGTTATTAATATTATTCCCCTTCAGATCTGACATACATTGAACAACTATAGTAAGTTTTGTTGTTAAaggtttcggatgttccttcaaagttgaagataatttactttctagcccaaatctccctcaggacgacggtaGAAGGCAGGggttgaacctgggaccatcgataagtccgaacgacagttgccaaccgcacgaccaagcagACACATTCAAACATTAATGAATACCCAAATTAatgaagaaaagaagaaagacgttgaaatatatattatttaaaaagacaatgtcTTCTAAACTTCAGtttatagagcgattgtttttcttttaatgaatgttaaatataaaaaaaaataatggaacatttttcacattttgaTATTCTGTAAATCACAAAATAATATACATTGCGGTACCATAAAAGACGTATATGTAGGCCTAGGCTCTAAAAGAATCGAATAGATATtcaacattagttgggaaagttAATTTGTCGTTGTGCTTGACACATGATACCCGCGTCAACAAAAGCAGATGACCTTTCAACAATTCTCACCATGACCTCCACGCCTACTAAAATAGACCATTGTTCTTAGATGAGGcctatttttacaaatcttatatcaactcactctgtctaacTGTCGGTCTGGTCAAATGTCTGTGCACACCTTAGTTCTCCCTCATccactctcggatcaagttgaaactttgcacaattggcgtagagaaaaattaattactacagattagtttgataccaacaagggagattaatccttcagtattcacagatatggctaaatatcgATACTAAAGATTATTAATAGTTCACATGTAAGGTTTGgaccccttaaataattgtacacattattgtaggtacttaacaaaacatgaatcggtTAAAAAATTAACCTAAAAGTCAAATATTGATaccggtaattaattaatttgatatTCAATACGGGAAATAACTTCCACATTGTCAAgagatacatttgtaagtgtaGAGTTCTTCACCtttgataagcttttttaaaaaaaatatttggcttgttaaCGCTACCACAATATTACTCAAGATGTTTTCTTTTGAAACGCTTTTTCAATAATTAACACACAGCAAAGAGAGAAGTGGACTCTTCATCGACTCAGCTGCAATAATTCTTACCGAGTACTAtcttacaaatatttgtttcttataGCCAGCTATTTTGTTGCTGAGTTTTAGGCTCCTTTGCAGTCTGTGTCTTAGGAAAAAAATAGCgtgctgttttttgttttcccaTTTGTTCAGCACTGTCCTATAGGCCTAGTGGTAGCAGGGTCAGCTTACACGTGAACGTTATAGCCAAGATTGTCAGCTAATTATCGAAGAAGACTGGTGCTTTGAAATCACATTCaaggccggtcctaacaattgcgagGACCTATGCGAAACTCATTGcgtggggcctagtctgggtgggtataaggataataagtgaaaattaaaattttgtattagaaaaaaattctacttagaattttattcattcttttctgagtacaaaattgcgatctaATTGATTTTACCGTACAAACCTTGAAAcatatggcatatttatatgcctgtCACTACagaagtaaataaagtattggaccTTCCGATTAAGGTAAAAATTCGCCCgattataacattttattacatgaaaaatGACAATGCCTTTCTATAagttttcagattttaatacattaaggagatttccaggaatttttcatatatattttgcaaattaataattacacctacaATTAGCGCGGGGtccacataggttgcagtggtctaagaCCAGCCCTGATCACATTTCCTCTTCCCTGTGAGTAGCCAAACAAGGCAGATAAACGTTTTTGAGTCAGTAACTTCAATTTCATATTTAGGTGACTGATTTTACTTAATTTGTAAGAGTGGACGTCTTAAGTGTGTGCCCTGTTTTTAGTTGGCACTAAAGCGTCTCTATGTTGTAGCTTTACAGCCAAGTTAATTAATCAACTATTTTTTggatttcttttagttttattgtttCCCCTTGTTTTGCAGCCCTCGCTCACTGAGTTCTCGCTTCAGTTCTTTTAAGTTCATCCAGACAGGggaaattcatacaagtgctccttccctagtgtcattagagaatgggttgcctgaatcagccaggaaaagacTGGTGTTTCGAATTCATATTtggggaaatatttttttatttcttaacagATTTTATGCTTAAGGTAGATAAAAGTCCTAACCATGTATGTTGCATTTTTTTCTATCACATAATCATGCCAAGACTCAAGAAGCAATGTGGAAAAACTCCCATAATGAGCTAACTGCAGAcggcaataaataaaaaatcttatctATTTAGGCAAATCAATCAGTGCAATGAAATGAACCCTAAAATTAAGTATAAATGTTGTTAATAGTCATTTTGTATTTTACATGGAAATTATAAAATTcaacatttaaataatattgtaatgttCTATTACcagcttatatttttaaatgtcataaTTTGTAGAAAATGTTTAACGGTCTATCAAAAGTACAGGTATCCACCAGTTTTGTTTTAGAGATATTTCTTAAGGGACATAGGATgaccaataaaaataaaatattaaaaacaaatccaCATTTGcaagttattttccttttttaaacatctactttatgtcaaatactaataaaatatttaatgaatcTGTGTAGAAAGATAAATTGTTGGGATAAAGACAAATCAATCAAAGTTTCAAAACATGtttatttcttctctttctttcctcctTTAATCTGGCTAGCAATTCTGTCTAAATCACGACGCCCTTGTGGTGTTAGTCGTCGACCCCTGccaaaagaaaaatgtgttaTTATAGAAAGACATTACCAAATCGTCAAACAAGGTCTTCCAGGGTTAAGCAACTAGCTCACATGCTtatcaaattaacattaaaGGACTAAATGTAATAAAGTACTTATTAAACAAGACTAAAAAGGACAAAGTACAGTAACTAATCTATCTAACCCTctaaattgaacaaaaaaaaaaaaaaaaaaaaaacttgaggaccagtggggggaacGGGTATCTTGGAGAGGGTTTCAGTGATGCAAATTCAAAagggatttaaaaataaatctatattcaAACTCTATCCTCTATGATGGAAGGCCAACAAGTTTGACTCTGAGCTATTCATTCAAGTTCTTTAACTACTTGTGTTACGCACCCTGTATTTGCATCCTGTTCAACCATCTTAAGTGACTCCAGAACCTGGAGAACTTTACGAGCCACTGATCGTGAACCCCTGCAGTTATGACTTGGTGTTGTTCCATTTCTTTGGTTtcctaattaaaaacaaaacaaaatttaacaaacaaaagaaaatctgtaATTGAGAATAAACAAATTACTTTATCAGTGATAGCAAGTGATTTCGCAAAAATCTAAGGCAAATTTCTACAACTGTGTTTGTAAACATGCATATCATGGTGATCTGAATATATCTGAGTTGTAGAATTCAGAATTTGTTTTCCtaaataatattacaaattaattacacAACTTCCCACACACACAGCACAATTGTTGAACATTTATATAGGatacattttaaagtttttcttttttttgcatttggcATCTAACTTTATATCTTTCCCTGGCAGCCTGAACAATATGTTTGGGTATTGTGCCAATTAtgtgaaaatatatatataacattaaaatgttttctgtGTCAGACTACAGTAACCTCACAGAATGAACAGTGCTATATAGTACTTTTTGCATGGATGCAAGCAACAGAACCCCATTTTGCCTGcaaaggggggaggggtggggggtCGGCAACCCCGAAAAACATGCAAGCATGATGCCTCTTATATCTTcacaacataaataaaacatttactgatatatatatatatataaatatctttcaATACAATACAAACTATTAATTCTATTCTTTTACTTAGATTACTATAATCTACTTAAATGTatgtttaaacatttctttttttatatatttaatatgcacaTTGATAGGCCTACTTCTACTATATTAGTATAAAGCAAACTTTGTCGCACCTATGACACTGTTAAATGTTATCTTTATTTCAAATAACAGAGTAATCAGACAACAGATCTTATCaaatctagaactaaatcttCTAATTCTAACTAATAGTAGCTTAGACTGATTTACTAGATTAtcagttatctagatctagaatctagtaaagATGTCATTCATATAATAATAGTAGCAGAGTACTAGAGTAGAACCATCAatttacatctaaatctaggtctaataaAGAAACTATTAAGTATTACAATAGTCTCtgaatctaagtctagactttcAACTTTTCTAGGAATAGAGTGTCACTAGACTCTCACTAGAGTTGACTAGAGCCTTTAGAGTCTAGGAGCTACTAGTTAACTAGCCTAGACCTAGAtccaaattattatttatatactcaagatttagatttagttcaatatcttttttttttatttaattagaatctagagtagactagagtaatctagactttAATTGATGAAGATAATTGATACGATCTACGCTGCTTCTGCCCAAGTCCAAGTACTAGACTAGACctaatagaatctagatctagtggtacATTGTAACTGTAAGATTCTAAGTAATTATTCTAATTATCTAGAATTCTATATCTAATAGTTAAAAGTTAATATTCATTGATAATCGATCTATCATCTAAGATTCAAGACTATTTAGCTAGGCTAGATCTATcagaaatttattattattcatacgGCGATGATACACCTAATACGataatttgaaattaaattttgcaTTTCCGGGAAAATATGTTCaactaaaatcattttaaaatgtagaaatagatctagatctctagactagatctgttttcatttttttaaaagaaaataagttCTTATGCCGGCATATCAAACTTATTAgaattagttctagatctacttactaaCTTAATTAAGTGTCTCAGGCAGGCGCCTTAGCCTACAGATTTGTTTCTAGCTTTTGTTTACGTTCTTAATATAAAGTGAAAGTACGGAAATAAGTGCATGCGCCGTAACTTAATAAATGAAACTTCCTGTCTTTCTTTGAATtcgaattattattattttttagtttgaaagacCAAAacgttattgtaaaaaaaaaaaaaaaaaagtccgataTTGAGCCGGCAATCAGTTGGAATGCCGTTTGCCAGCAAGCtttttataaaaattgattttgccTGCTATCTTGCATCCATGTTTATGCAAAAGTCAAGCGAACACTATATATTTCTTGAGCTTTTAATATAGACATACCTCCATAAATCTTGGTTAGAGCACCAACACCACATGGAGCACGAATGTACAAGTGGCGAGCAACAGAAGCTACAAATAGAGATTTTATAGTTTTATGAAGAAATTTAATTAGACAATAGTAATAAGGCATAATAAACTTTTACTGATaaagtgtgttgtttttttaaatttaccaaCCTGCTCTAATGTAGAACCAATCTTCATCATAGGGACTGAGTTCATTAAATCTACCCAGTTTGACAATATCTGCCCATTCTGGAACTTTAACTTTGCCAGTTCTGAAATGGTACATATTAGGTAagtataaataaacatttactaAATGCATACATGAAGTTTATGATAAGACAATAATAAATCATTTGAAGATAAACTTTAAAATCTGAAAACCCAATTTTCAATAAGTTTATCACGAGCTAATCTATTTTACACTTTATAGCAGTTTGGATAAAAAGTTAGAGCATTATTCCATTAGACTAGACAAGTTATCTAAATCATAATTCATTaatgtcaaaacattttttttactacactTTGCCATTTTCTGATGGAATGTCACATTCGAAAAGAAAAAATGCCCATATTGAATTTACTTTCCCTAACAGACCCTTAGCCTTAAGTCTCGTTGGATGGACTTATTTGACCtgaattataattataactacACATATAAACAAATCtatctattcttt
Protein-coding regions in this window:
- the LOC106055201 gene encoding 40S ribosomal protein S19-like, producing the protein MGISVKDVNAHDFTKALADFLKRTGKVKVPEWADIVKLGRFNELSPYDEDWFYIRAASVARHLYIRAPCGVGALTKIYGGNQRNGTTPSHNCRGSRSVARKVLQVLESLKMVEQDANTGGRRLTPQGRRDLDRIASQIKGGKKEKK